A genomic window from Scatophagus argus isolate fScaArg1 chromosome 17, fScaArg1.pri, whole genome shotgun sequence includes:
- the LOC124074748 gene encoding cilia- and flagella-associated protein 69-like isoform X1 — protein sequence MDLGKVVHRRKPDIPVIRPRAPDENQHTQKVSAKSLELSKVIRLLEDPLTAHLKERHLFVLKKLLKRSQIGFLLKELTGISKILNVCAEKVKDHPEYVPILCEALQLCRLPFLKEKASDELNYAQDVIEFFSHLGCLMRVSDADVRQQIVECVKSFYSCVAPKQLLDGTDHLSKPNPRTFHSDNRFARLSLRLQPTPPGYRLQLLDRSDLAQTLLLSMAALENQPAIKLQLLQTLQLLSSSSDMNCALILNARGAETVCLHMNEPDPSGQVLLRSSEILWNLLERGSREEVTAQLSSMECVVSLKDAFFQSFQHCDLHITNDLLVITSLIAENLNSLLIESLFAKELVVLATFPELKSHNPLVRNLKLSFNNEDLKMKKLLLNLLVLMSRDLAALQIYKEERVLSALLALMKPPAASSARRSGSRRWSSIQQEELQLLALATLATVAPLMLNDYMSCQGNTCLLLLLDWCVRQDAHFGEDHSLEGTGGRGSTKAQLQYCIRALRSVTSSGEDSVNQDLCDQGTISQLLGILMQLEASPDEEDVVSMEIKSDIQVILSLLCESDMHRKELFGSEGVEMAVHFLKKGSRKFYSGLGHNKLILSTVDCVWSCIVGCYTTEDYFLAKEGVFLLLDLLNSSPRCVHSSILATLLDLCDNPNTLSRIRSWRDEGGLTAPRLLLQLWREEEEDLKVSRTKHGGIADPQRPILSLYQQEDIQLSFPADVPSAAVLELSENLRAKIYSIFCKLGFQDLPGLSTKHYVTLSIVRRYLDFKVGEVWEEISRELRLDGVRPVTPDEEALSTICKVAEDTARRVAAEQNSILEQQEEEEVNEEKLMYTEIQSRLKQQELTAKSWDSYVSKTSNYEILKEVKAQRERYTESSRPKPKPEDAALHPAEHFVGQVMSVEMTDGQGPAGVKLTLARAPIKAAGQDEVGPTAQDPEYFSTVSVKD from the exons ATGGATTTAGGCAAAGTTGTGCACAGAAGAAAACCGGACATCCCTGTAATCAGACCAAGAGCACCAGATGAGAACCAGCATACTCAGAAG GTCAGCGCTAAAAGTCTTGAACTCAGTAAGGTGATTCGTCTTCTCGAGGATCCTTTGACA GCTCACCTGAAGGAGAGACACCTTTTTGTGCTGAAGAAACTACTGAAGAGAAGCCAAATTGGCTTT CTCTTGAAGGAGCTGACTGGCATCTCCAAAATACTCAACGTCTGTGCTGAGAAAGTGAAGGATCACCCTGAATATGTGCCCATTTTGTGTGAGGCACTTCAACTTTGCAG GCTTCCCTTCCTGAAGGAGAAAGCATCTGATGAGCTGAACTACGCTCAGGACGTCATAGAGTTCTTCTCTCACCTGG GGTGTCTGATGAGGGTCTCAGATGCCGACGTGAGACAGCAGATAGTTGAGTGTGTGAAATCATTCTACAGCTGTGTGGCACCTAAACAGCTGCTCGATGGTACGGACCATCTCTCCAAGCCAAATCCTCGGACTTTCCACTCTGACAACCGATTTGCTAGACTTTCACTGA GGCTCCAGCCAACCCCTCCAGGCtacaggctgcagctgctggaccGCAGTGATTTGGCTCAGACGTTGCTCCTCTCCATGGCCGCTCTGGAGAACCAACCCGCCATCaagctgcagctcctgcagacgCTTCagctcctctccagctcctctg ATATGAACTGTGCATTAATACTGAATGCACGAGGAGCAGAGACGGTCTGTCTCCACATGAACGAGCCTGACCCGTCCGGTCAGGTCCTGTTACGCTCCTCCGAGATCCTCTGGAACCTGCTGGAAAGGGGCAGCAGGGAGGAGGTCACTGCTCAGCTCAGCAGCATGGAGTGTGTCGT GTCTCTGAAAGATGCGTTTTTTCAGAGTTTCCAACATTGTGACCTCCACATCACGAATGACCTGCTTGTGATCACATCTCTCATCGCTGAAAATCTCAACTCTCTGCTTATT GAGAGTTTATTTGCCAAAGAGCTTGTTGTTCTCGCCACATTTCCAGAAC TGAAAAGTCACAACCCTTTGGTGCGCAACCTCAAACTCAGCTTTAACAACGAAGACCTGAAAATGAAGAAGTTGCTGTTGAATCTGTTGGTTTTAATGTCAAGGGACTTGGCTGCCCTGCAG ATATATAAAGAAGAAAGAGTTTTGTCGGCTCTACTTGCGCTCATGAAGCCTCCTGCTGCCTCGTCAGCGCGGCGGTCCGGTTCACGCCGCTGGTCGTCCATCCAGCAGGAGGAGCTCCAGCTGCTGGCGCTCGCCACTCTGGCCACTGTTGCACCGCTCATGTTGAATGACTACATGTCATGTCAGGGAAACACAtgcctgctgctcctgctggaCTGGTGCGTCAGACAAG ATGCTCACTTTGGTGAGGACCACAGCTTAGAAGGCACAGGGGGGAGAGGCAGTACAAAGGCTCAGCTGCAGTATTGTATCAGAGCGCTGAGATCTGTGACGTCTTCTGGTGAAGACTCGGTCAACCAGGACCTTTGTGATCAAGGAACCATCAGCCAGCTTTTAG ggATTCTGATGCAGTTGGAAGCGAGTCCCGATGAGGAGGATGTTGTTTCCATGGAGATAAAGTCAGACATTCAAGTGAtactttcactgctgtgtgaaaGCGACATGCACCGAAAG GAACTGTTTGGATCAGAGGGGGTCGAGATGGCAGTTCACTTCCTGAAGAAAGGCTCCAGGAAGTTCTACAGCGGACTGGGACACAACAAGCTCATCCTCTCCACAGTGGACTGTGTGTG GTCCTGCATTGTGGGCTGCTACACCACAGAAGATTACTTTTTGGCTAAGGAGGGAGTGTTTCTTCTGTTGGACTTACTAAAT TCAAGCCCCAGATGTGTACACAGCAGCATCCTCGCCACCTTACTGGACTTATGCGACAACCCGAACACTCTGTCTCGCATCCGGAGCTGGAGGGACGAAGGCGGTCTGACGGCTCCCAgactcctgctgcagctgtggagggaggaggaagaggatctGAAAGTCAGCCGAACCAAACACGGAGGGATCGCAG ATCCCCAGAGGCCCATCCTCAGTCTTTACCAGCAGGAGGACATCCAGCTGTCGTTTCCTGCCGACGTACCGAGTGCAGCAGTGCTGGAGCTATCAGAGAACCTGCGGGCAAAGATTTACTCCATCTTCTGCAAACTTG GTTTTCAAGACCTCCCTGGATTATCAACAAAACATTATGTGACCTTGAGCATCGTGAGGAGATATTTGGATTTCAAG GTCGGTGAGGTGTGGGAAGAGATCAGCAGGGAGCTGAGGCTGGACGGCGTGAGGCCAGTCACCCCCGATGAGGAGGCTCTGAGCACTATCTGTAAGGTTGCCGAGGACACAGCGAGGAGGGTCGCCgcagaacaaaacagcatcCTGGAgcaacaggaggaagaggaagtcaACGAGGAGAAGCTCATGTACACAGAG ATTCAATCTCGTCTGAAGCAACAGGAGCTCACAGCCAAGTCGTGGGACAGTTATGTTTCCAAGACCTCAAACTATGAGATCCTGAAG GAAGTAAAAGCACAGAGGGAGAGGTACACTGAATCATCCAGACCCAAACCAAAGCCTGAGGATGCTGCGCTTCATCCTGCAGAG CATTTCGTCGGGCAGGTCATGTCTGTAGAGATGACAGACGGTCAGGGGCCTGCAGGAGTGAAGCTGACGCTGGCCAGAGCTCCCATCAAGGCTGCAGGTCAGGACGAAGTGGGACCCACAGCTCAGGACCCAGAGTACTTCAGCACTGTATCTGTAAAAGACT
- the LOC124074749 gene encoding lysine-specific histone demethylase 1B produces the protein MLSDADYSGNASGARRAKKRSAGESPGDGQTLRSSGRHINVRVKRTNNPPPGQSKRKATDTEEEDDQSEKKYRKCEKAGCSATYPVCFASASERCAKNGYTSRWYHLSCGEHFCNECFDHYYRSHKDGYETFASWKKVWTSNGKSEPSLKAFMADQQLPFWVQCTKPDCRKWRQLTKEIQLTASLAATYRCGMKFNNIKSEGPDQCSQPEDLRVAEVSDSWWHSMLILPPLFKESPASPFLSAYYPDCVGMSPSGSPSSMSLTELRADHCRAVQPQIPGLCPYFQPFYQPNECGKALCVRPDMMELDELYEFPEFSRDPTMYLALRNLILASWNRNCKEVLTPQKCALNIIVRGLVRVRCVQEMERVLHFMTRKGLINTGVLAVKRPLLPERYCAKNVIIIGAGASGLAAARQLQNFGTQVVVLEARERIGGRVWDDASLGVTVGRGAQIVNGCVNNPIALMCEQMGIRMHKLGERCDLFQEGGQVTDPAIDKRMDFHFNAILDVVSEWRKDKSQNQDTPLREKIQEVKKNFLQESGIQFSELEEKVLQFHLSNLEFACGSTLDQVSARSWDHNEFFAQFSGDHTLLTKGYSVLLHKLGEGLDIHTKCPVQAIDYSGDIVKVTSSNGSQWTAQKVLVTVPLTLLQKNLIQFNPPLPERKLKAIHSLGAGIIEKIALQFPYRFWDNKIQGADYFGHIPPSPDKRGMFSVFYDMEPQGKQAVLMSVITGDAVPAVRDMEDKQVVDECMKVLRELFKEQEVPEPLNFFVTHWSKDMWSQMSYSFVKTGGSGEAYDILAEDVQGKVFFAGEATNRHFPQTVTGAYLSGVREASKMTAM, from the exons ATGCTGTCGGATGCAG ACTATTCTGGGAACGCCTCTGGTGCTCGGCGAGCCAAGAAGAGGAGCGCCGGGGAGTCACCGGGGGACGGCCAGACTCTGCGCTCCTCTGGAAGACACATCAATGTTCGGGTGAAGCGCACCAACAACCCTCCACCTGGACAG AGCAAAAGAAAGGCCACAGACACCGAGGAGGAAGACGACCAATCTGAGAAGAAGTACAGAAAGTGTGAGAAGGCTGGATGCTCTGCCACATACCCAGTTTGTTTTGCGAGTGCATCTGAAAG GTGTGCTAAAAATGGATACACATCTCGCTGGTATCATCTGTCATGTGGTGAGCATTTTTGCAACGAATGTTTTGATCACTACTACAGAAG TCACAAAGATGGCTATGAGACCTTTGCTTCATGGAAGAAAGTGTGGACTAGTAATGGGAAAAGTGAGCCCAGCCTTAAGGCCTTCATGGCAGATCAGCAGCTACCATTTTGG GTTCAATGTACTAAACCTGACTGTAGGAAGTGGCGTCAGCTGACTAAGGAGATTCAACTCACTGCTTCCCTAGCAGCAACATACCGCTGTGGAATGAAGTTCAACAACATTAAA AGTGAGGGACCGGACCAGTGCTCCCAGCCAGAGGACTTG AGAGTGGCTGAGGTGAGCGACAGCTGGTGGCATTCAATGTTGATTTTGCCGCCGCTGTTCAAAGAGAGTCCCGCCAGCCCTTTCCTTTCCGCCTACTACCCCGACTGCGTGGGGATGAGTCCCTCAGGCTCCCCGAGCAGCATGTCTCTGACTGAGTTGAGGGCAGATCACTGCAGAGCTGTCCAGCCACAAA TTCCAGGCCTGTGTCCGTACTTCCAGCCCTTCTACCAGCCCAATGAGTGTGGAAAGGCTCTGTGCGTGCGGCCTGATATGATGGAGCTGGATGAGCTTTATGAGTTCCCAGAATTTTCCCGCGATCCCACCATGTATTTGGCTTTGCGTAACCTTATTCTGGCCTCCTGGAACAGGAATTGCAAG GAGGTGCTGACTCCCCAGAAATGCGCGCTCAACATCATAGTGCGGGGGTTGGTGCGTGTGCGCTGCGTGCAGGAGATGGAGCGGGTGCTCCACTTCATGACCAGGAAGGGCCTCATCAACACCGGCGTGCTGGCAGTGAAACGGCCTCTGCTCCCTGAAAGATACTGCGCT AAGAATGTTATCATCATCGGCGCCGGAGCTTCAGGGTTGGCTGCTGCGCGACAGCTGCAAAACTTTGGCACTCAG GTGGTGGTGCTTGAGGCGAGGGAGAGAATTGGCGGTCGTGTGTGGGATGATGCCTCCCTGGGTGTCACTGTAGGGCGAGGAGCTCAAATCGTCAATGGCTGTGTCAACAACCCCATCGCCCTGATGTGTGAACAG ATGGGAATCAGGATGCACAAGCTGGGGGAGCGATGCGACCTCTTTCAGGAGGGGGGGCAGGTCACTGACCCCGCCATCGACAAGCGCATGGACTTCCACTTCAACGCCATCCTGGACGTGGTGTCAGAATGGAGGAAGGACAAGTCTCAGAACCAGGACACACCGCTGAGAG AAAAAATCCAAGAGGTGAAGAAGAACTTTCTCCAGGAGTCTGGAATCCAGTTCAGCGAGTTGGAAGAGAAGGTGCTTCAGTTTCACCTCAGCAACCTGGAGTTCGCCTGTGGAAGCACATTAGACCAG gTATCAGCAAGATCCTGGGACCACAATGAGTTTTTTGCCCAGTTCTCAGGAGACCACACTTTACTCACAAAGGGCTACTCTGTGTTACTCCACAAACTGGGCGAGGGCCTCGACATCCACACAAAGTGCCCG GTTCAGGCCATCGATTACTCAGGTGATATTGTCAAAGTTACCTCCTCCAACGGGTCCCAGTGGACAGCACAGAAG GTTCTTGTTACAGTCCCATTGACGTTACTTCAGAAGAACTTGATTCAGTTCAACCCTCCGCTTCCTGAAAGGAAACTGAAAGCAATCCACAGTCTGGGAGCTGGTATCATAGAGAAG ATTGCTCTTCAGTTCCCCTACAGATTctgggacaacaaaatccaaGGGGCGGACTACTTTGGTCACATACCGCCAAGTCCTGACAAGAGAGGCATGTTCAGTGTCTTCTATGACATGGAGCCACAG GGGAAGCAGGCTGTCCTCATGTCTGTTATCACTGGGGATGCAGTACCTGCCGTCCGGGACATGGAGGACAAACAGGTGGTGGATGAGTGCATGAAGGTTCTGCGTGAACTCTTCAAAGAACAG GAGGTCCCAGAGCCTCTGAATTTCTTTGTCACCCATTGGAGCAAAGACATGTGGTCCCAGATGTCCTACAGCTTTGTGAAGACAGGTGGAAGCGGGGAAGCCTACGACATCCTCGCTGAAGACGTCCAAGGAAAAGTGTTCTTTGCCGGGGAG GCCACCAACAGACATTTCCCACAAACTGTGACGGGAGCTTACCTGAGTGGGGTCAGGGAGGCCAGCAAGATGACTGCTATGTAA
- the LOC124074748 gene encoding cilia- and flagella-associated protein 69-like isoform X2 has translation MDLGKVVHRRKPDIPVIRPRAPDENQHTQKVSAKSLELSKVIRLLEDPLTAHLKERHLFVLKKLLKRSQIGFLLKELTGISKILNVCAEKVKDHPEYVPILCEALQLCRLPFLKEKASDELNYAQDVIEFFSHLGCLMRVSDADVRQQIVECVKSFYSCVAPKQLLDGLQPTPPGYRLQLLDRSDLAQTLLLSMAALENQPAIKLQLLQTLQLLSSSSDMNCALILNARGAETVCLHMNEPDPSGQVLLRSSEILWNLLERGSREEVTAQLSSMECVVSLKDAFFQSFQHCDLHITNDLLVITSLIAENLNSLLIESLFAKELVVLATFPELKSHNPLVRNLKLSFNNEDLKMKKLLLNLLVLMSRDLAALQIYKEERVLSALLALMKPPAASSARRSGSRRWSSIQQEELQLLALATLATVAPLMLNDYMSCQGNTCLLLLLDWCVRQDAHFGEDHSLEGTGGRGSTKAQLQYCIRALRSVTSSGEDSVNQDLCDQGTISQLLGILMQLEASPDEEDVVSMEIKSDIQVILSLLCESDMHRKELFGSEGVEMAVHFLKKGSRKFYSGLGHNKLILSTVDCVWSCIVGCYTTEDYFLAKEGVFLLLDLLNSSPRCVHSSILATLLDLCDNPNTLSRIRSWRDEGGLTAPRLLLQLWREEEEDLKVSRTKHGGIADPQRPILSLYQQEDIQLSFPADVPSAAVLELSENLRAKIYSIFCKLGFQDLPGLSTKHYVTLSIVRRYLDFKVGEVWEEISRELRLDGVRPVTPDEEALSTICKVAEDTARRVAAEQNSILEQQEEEEVNEEKLMYTEIQSRLKQQELTAKSWDSYVSKTSNYEILKEVKAQRERYTESSRPKPKPEDAALHPAEHFVGQVMSVEMTDGQGPAGVKLTLARAPIKAAGQDEVGPTAQDPEYFSTVSVKD, from the exons ATGGATTTAGGCAAAGTTGTGCACAGAAGAAAACCGGACATCCCTGTAATCAGACCAAGAGCACCAGATGAGAACCAGCATACTCAGAAG GTCAGCGCTAAAAGTCTTGAACTCAGTAAGGTGATTCGTCTTCTCGAGGATCCTTTGACA GCTCACCTGAAGGAGAGACACCTTTTTGTGCTGAAGAAACTACTGAAGAGAAGCCAAATTGGCTTT CTCTTGAAGGAGCTGACTGGCATCTCCAAAATACTCAACGTCTGTGCTGAGAAAGTGAAGGATCACCCTGAATATGTGCCCATTTTGTGTGAGGCACTTCAACTTTGCAG GCTTCCCTTCCTGAAGGAGAAAGCATCTGATGAGCTGAACTACGCTCAGGACGTCATAGAGTTCTTCTCTCACCTGG GGTGTCTGATGAGGGTCTCAGATGCCGACGTGAGACAGCAGATAGTTGAGTGTGTGAAATCATTCTACAGCTGTGTGGCACCTAAACAGCTGCTCGATG GGCTCCAGCCAACCCCTCCAGGCtacaggctgcagctgctggaccGCAGTGATTTGGCTCAGACGTTGCTCCTCTCCATGGCCGCTCTGGAGAACCAACCCGCCATCaagctgcagctcctgcagacgCTTCagctcctctccagctcctctg ATATGAACTGTGCATTAATACTGAATGCACGAGGAGCAGAGACGGTCTGTCTCCACATGAACGAGCCTGACCCGTCCGGTCAGGTCCTGTTACGCTCCTCCGAGATCCTCTGGAACCTGCTGGAAAGGGGCAGCAGGGAGGAGGTCACTGCTCAGCTCAGCAGCATGGAGTGTGTCGT GTCTCTGAAAGATGCGTTTTTTCAGAGTTTCCAACATTGTGACCTCCACATCACGAATGACCTGCTTGTGATCACATCTCTCATCGCTGAAAATCTCAACTCTCTGCTTATT GAGAGTTTATTTGCCAAAGAGCTTGTTGTTCTCGCCACATTTCCAGAAC TGAAAAGTCACAACCCTTTGGTGCGCAACCTCAAACTCAGCTTTAACAACGAAGACCTGAAAATGAAGAAGTTGCTGTTGAATCTGTTGGTTTTAATGTCAAGGGACTTGGCTGCCCTGCAG ATATATAAAGAAGAAAGAGTTTTGTCGGCTCTACTTGCGCTCATGAAGCCTCCTGCTGCCTCGTCAGCGCGGCGGTCCGGTTCACGCCGCTGGTCGTCCATCCAGCAGGAGGAGCTCCAGCTGCTGGCGCTCGCCACTCTGGCCACTGTTGCACCGCTCATGTTGAATGACTACATGTCATGTCAGGGAAACACAtgcctgctgctcctgctggaCTGGTGCGTCAGACAAG ATGCTCACTTTGGTGAGGACCACAGCTTAGAAGGCACAGGGGGGAGAGGCAGTACAAAGGCTCAGCTGCAGTATTGTATCAGAGCGCTGAGATCTGTGACGTCTTCTGGTGAAGACTCGGTCAACCAGGACCTTTGTGATCAAGGAACCATCAGCCAGCTTTTAG ggATTCTGATGCAGTTGGAAGCGAGTCCCGATGAGGAGGATGTTGTTTCCATGGAGATAAAGTCAGACATTCAAGTGAtactttcactgctgtgtgaaaGCGACATGCACCGAAAG GAACTGTTTGGATCAGAGGGGGTCGAGATGGCAGTTCACTTCCTGAAGAAAGGCTCCAGGAAGTTCTACAGCGGACTGGGACACAACAAGCTCATCCTCTCCACAGTGGACTGTGTGTG GTCCTGCATTGTGGGCTGCTACACCACAGAAGATTACTTTTTGGCTAAGGAGGGAGTGTTTCTTCTGTTGGACTTACTAAAT TCAAGCCCCAGATGTGTACACAGCAGCATCCTCGCCACCTTACTGGACTTATGCGACAACCCGAACACTCTGTCTCGCATCCGGAGCTGGAGGGACGAAGGCGGTCTGACGGCTCCCAgactcctgctgcagctgtggagggaggaggaagaggatctGAAAGTCAGCCGAACCAAACACGGAGGGATCGCAG ATCCCCAGAGGCCCATCCTCAGTCTTTACCAGCAGGAGGACATCCAGCTGTCGTTTCCTGCCGACGTACCGAGTGCAGCAGTGCTGGAGCTATCAGAGAACCTGCGGGCAAAGATTTACTCCATCTTCTGCAAACTTG GTTTTCAAGACCTCCCTGGATTATCAACAAAACATTATGTGACCTTGAGCATCGTGAGGAGATATTTGGATTTCAAG GTCGGTGAGGTGTGGGAAGAGATCAGCAGGGAGCTGAGGCTGGACGGCGTGAGGCCAGTCACCCCCGATGAGGAGGCTCTGAGCACTATCTGTAAGGTTGCCGAGGACACAGCGAGGAGGGTCGCCgcagaacaaaacagcatcCTGGAgcaacaggaggaagaggaagtcaACGAGGAGAAGCTCATGTACACAGAG ATTCAATCTCGTCTGAAGCAACAGGAGCTCACAGCCAAGTCGTGGGACAGTTATGTTTCCAAGACCTCAAACTATGAGATCCTGAAG GAAGTAAAAGCACAGAGGGAGAGGTACACTGAATCATCCAGACCCAAACCAAAGCCTGAGGATGCTGCGCTTCATCCTGCAGAG CATTTCGTCGGGCAGGTCATGTCTGTAGAGATGACAGACGGTCAGGGGCCTGCAGGAGTGAAGCTGACGCTGGCCAGAGCTCCCATCAAGGCTGCAGGTCAGGACGAAGTGGGACCCACAGCTCAGGACCCAGAGTACTTCAGCACTGTATCTGTAAAAGACT
- the LOC124075055 gene encoding nucleolin 2-like encodes MDCSSAGVPTDVAQGSAGNDSSSSEDFVPLSKLLADPRHERKQSPENRRSLILSSSIKSKKDRSDDSSDDEPLIKMKTASAPAEKPVTKDNTPTSSNGTNNKKADLNTDESSDKEPVIKIAKMSSKALKKPSSVPPKTTVNTKKKESLEDEDSSDDEPLSELAKKLHSKRQKKESVVTPRKATPVMKSKRNAARKTVKYAESSSEDSEDEPLATMKMKLTKAPKEKKTSANSKKTKPKLKGRSLKDRSSNDDDDDDDDDVSVVNLTAKRKQVKKNTKMTAVSQVSTSGKRQGLCDESSEDEPLINLVKRNRTDKQTKRKVSGQKKRNMTTKKPRKRLVAGSSCNSSDDEPLIKAAKHLQVTKTLRIILTRCDGEGTGATRSLNRSSADATIADKTLTEVSECSEESSEEE; translated from the exons ATGGACTGCAGCTCAGCTGGCGTGCCCACTGATGTGGCCCAAGGCTCTGCAG GCAATGACAGCTCCAGCTCTGAAGATTTTGTACCTCTCTCGAAACTCCTGGCGGACCCACGTCATGAGCGGAAACAGTCACCTGAGAACAGACGCAGCCTAATCCTCAGCTCCAGCATTAAATCAAAAAAGGACAGAAGTG ATGACTCCTCAGATGACGAACCTTtgataaagatgaaaacagCTTCTGCACCAGCTGAGAAGCCAGTGACTAAAGACAACACTCCAACCAGCTCTAATGGCACAAACAACAAGAAAGCAG ATTTAAATACAGATGAGAGCTCTGACAAAGAGCCTGTCATAAAAATTGCCAAAATGTCGTCCAAAGCCTTGAAGAAGCCCTCCTCAGTGCCTCCAAAAACAACTGTCAATACAAAGAAGAAAG AATCCCTGGAGGACGAAGACAGTTCTGATGATGAGCCTCTGAGTGAACTTGCCAAGAAACTTCATTCCAAACGTCAGAAAAAGGAATCTGTCGTGACACCTAGAAAAGCAACCCCAGTTATGAAATCGAAAAGGAACGCAGCAAGGAAAACGG TTAAATATGCAGAGTCTTCCAGTGAGGACTCGGAGGATGAACCACTGGCAACAATGAAGATGAAGCTGACAAAGGCTCctaaagagaaaaagacttCAGCAAACAGCAAGAAAACTAAACCAAAACTTAAAGGCAGATCACTAAAAG ACAGGAGCTcgaatgatgatgatgacgatgatgatgatgatgtgtctGTGGTGAATCTTACTGCCAAGAGGAaacaagtgaagaaaaacacaaagatgacaGCAGTATCACAAGTCAGTACGTCAGGAAAAAGACAAG GACTTTGTGATGAAAGCTCAGAAGATGAACCTTTGATTAATCTTGTGAAAAGGAACcgcacagacaaacaaaccaaaaggaAGGTTTCAGGTCAGAAGAAAAGGAACATGACTACCAAAAAGCCAAGAAAGAGGCTCGTGGCAG GGTCATCATGCAACAGTTCAGATGACGAGCCCTTAATCAAGGCAGCTAAACACCTACAAGTGACCAAAACCCTGAGAATAATACTGACGAGGTGTGATGGTGAAGGGACTGGAGCAACACGAAGCCTGAACAGAAGCAGTGCAG ACGCAACAATCGCTGACAAGACCTTGACCGAGGTTTCTGAGTGCTCAGAGGAATCGTCAGAAGAAGAATAA